One window of the Labilibaculum sp. genome contains the following:
- a CDS encoding lipid-binding protein, translating into MKKLLYILAVGFIGLTACDDTELDNWDSAVLDYSGSYLYQVSEPDGTLVADYDNEQKLEFYNTSADVANELWIDDHDKVFELRSKFFFDGDAGSFKSKSIAFADLTNNEKAIVVPEPKPTALGETTVVARDYIRAAIVEGKIIKNGATTLGKNITDSLYVSIVLYSGNVTFKSEEVPVEYRSNPDKEEFKWVLDAVAYDATADESYIISGHRYTGFTEDDY; encoded by the coding sequence ATGAAGAAATTATTATATATACTCGCAGTGGGTTTTATTGGATTGACTGCTTGTGATGATACAGAGCTTGACAATTGGGATAGTGCAGTATTGGATTATTCCGGAAGCTACCTTTATCAAGTATCAGAACCAGATGGTACTCTTGTTGCTGATTACGACAACGAGCAAAAATTGGAATTTTACAACACATCCGCTGATGTAGCCAACGAACTTTGGATTGACGATCATGATAAAGTTTTTGAATTAAGAAGTAAATTCTTTTTCGATGGTGATGCTGGTAGTTTCAAATCTAAATCTATTGCTTTTGCAGATTTAACTAATAATGAAAAGGCAATTGTAGTTCCGGAACCAAAACCTACTGCTCTTGGCGAAACTACAGTTGTAGCACGAGACTATATTAGAGCCGCAATTGTTGAGGGAAAGATTATTAAGAATGGTGCCACTACACTTGGTAAGAATATCACTGACAGTTTGTATGTTAGTATTGTATTGTATAGCGGAAATGTTACTTTTAAAAGTGAAGAGGTTCCTGTAGAGTACAGATCTAATCCAGACAAAGAAGAATTCAAATGGGTTCTTGATGCTGTAGCTTATGATGCTACTGCAGATGAGTCTTATATTATTTCAGGACACCGTTATACTGGTTTCACTGAAGATGATTATTAG
- a CDS encoding SusD/RagB family nutrient-binding outer membrane lipoprotein, with translation MKYKIIAISLACLSIFGWGCDNYLDINEDPDELRDIPEAKVVLPAAELNLANQLMGWDFGFAGGFWSEYWTQAYSASQFKFLCEYKETDFGNAYSGLTAGVLEDCKRMKTISLANNNTGVYYAAEALSIFTWQIMTDVWGDIPYFEALKGDEGIVSPKFDKGSDIYADLLARVDALIALNVSEATLPASYDFIYGGDLDQWKLFANSLKLKLMMRLSETSAYNNAAVVSFIESSEFIKNNAGISGSTWSDKQEGKRHPMREFEEGSAKYLSSNVIASKNFLDYLEVNADPRLDVLFEKTGGYHLGAFFGDFASKEDSDGNGTLDEDEDYSQAVFSATQDLVIMSIWEVNFYIAEAYARAGNNPNAKIYYDKAVNASLAQHGGLASDIITTGYATWVDGTVEEGIKQIAMQKWVANANYQHIESFLERNRTKYPAVNTIDIRKDRAFANTNFPLGDLTIAVEGRGKTNAKLPASPIYPEEVMTRNENAPAQKVDLLEKVWWNQKSGL, from the coding sequence ATGAAATATAAAATTATAGCTATTTCACTTGCCTGTCTGTCAATATTTGGCTGGGGCTGTGATAATTATTTAGATATAAATGAGGATCCAGATGAATTGCGCGATATTCCTGAAGCAAAGGTAGTTTTGCCTGCTGCGGAATTAAATTTGGCCAATCAACTAATGGGTTGGGATTTTGGATTTGCAGGTGGTTTTTGGTCTGAATACTGGACACAAGCTTATAGTGCATCGCAATTCAAATTTCTGTGTGAATATAAGGAAACTGATTTTGGTAATGCATATAGTGGTTTAACTGCAGGCGTTCTTGAAGATTGTAAAAGAATGAAGACTATTTCGTTGGCTAATAATAATACGGGTGTATATTATGCCGCAGAAGCTCTTTCAATTTTCACATGGCAAATCATGACTGATGTCTGGGGAGATATCCCTTATTTTGAAGCTCTAAAAGGAGATGAGGGAATTGTATCACCAAAATTTGATAAAGGAAGTGATATTTATGCAGATTTACTTGCAAGAGTTGATGCATTAATAGCTTTGAATGTTTCTGAAGCTACCTTACCTGCATCTTATGACTTTATTTATGGCGGTGATTTAGACCAGTGGAAACTCTTTGCCAATTCATTGAAGTTGAAATTGATGATGCGTCTTTCTGAGACTTCTGCATATAATAATGCTGCTGTTGTTTCTTTTATTGAATCATCTGAGTTTATTAAGAATAATGCTGGAATCAGCGGTTCTACATGGTCGGATAAACAAGAAGGTAAGCGTCATCCTATGAGAGAGTTTGAAGAAGGCTCAGCTAAGTACTTAAGTTCAAACGTAATTGCGTCTAAAAACTTTTTGGATTATCTTGAAGTAAATGCTGATCCGCGTTTGGACGTTCTTTTCGAAAAGACCGGCGGATATCATTTAGGTGCATTTTTTGGAGATTTTGCCTCCAAAGAAGATTCTGATGGTAATGGAACTCTTGATGAAGATGAAGATTACAGTCAGGCTGTATTTTCTGCAACTCAAGATTTGGTAATTATGTCAATATGGGAAGTTAATTTCTACATTGCTGAGGCGTATGCTCGTGCAGGCAACAACCCTAACGCTAAAATATATTACGATAAAGCAGTAAATGCTTCTTTAGCACAGCATGGTGGCTTAGCTAGTGATATTATTACCACTGGTTATGCAACCTGGGTAGATGGTACTGTAGAAGAGGGCATTAAGCAAATTGCCATGCAAAAATGGGTAGCGAATGCCAATTATCAGCATATTGAATCATTTCTGGAAAGAAATAGAACCAAGTATCCAGCAGTTAACACTATCGATATTCGTAAAGATCGTGCTTTCGCTAATACTAATTTCCCTCTTGGAGATTTAACAATTGCTGTTGAAGGTAGAGGTAAAACAAACGCAAAATTGCCTGCTTCTCCTATTTATCCTGAAGAAGTAATGACTCGTAATGAAAATGCACCTGCTCAAAAGGTAGATCTTTTAGAGAAAGTTTGGTGGAATCAGAAATCTGGATTATAA
- a CDS encoding BT_2262 family domain-containing protein — translation MRKYIMFLAIISSLCFFTACDEADTEDISVEYSLDLAEGSNLIIQLGDAYTDPGYKATYDGADVTDQVVVEGTIDVNTVGLYKATYTYTIPNGESIQLERQIIVSDKSITTDISGTYTTLDGTHRIRGGARTDYSGTEVVIEQIAPGFFSVSNLIGGYYSDYVGYGNRYAAAGYIQLKADNSIAVLSSLVLGWGDSLDFLNNAVYTPADNTIYWEAGYANMVFYVNMKIEEE, via the coding sequence ATGAGAAAATATATAATGTTTTTGGCTATAATTTCGTCGCTATGCTTTTTTACAGCTTGTGATGAAGCTGATACTGAGGATATATCGGTAGAGTATAGCCTTGATTTAGCAGAGGGATCGAATTTAATAATTCAGTTAGGTGATGCTTATACTGATCCTGGATATAAGGCAACTTATGATGGAGCTGATGTAACCGATCAAGTTGTAGTAGAAGGAACTATTGATGTTAATACAGTTGGATTGTATAAAGCTACGTACACCTATACAATTCCTAATGGAGAAAGTATTCAGCTTGAGCGTCAAATTATTGTTTCTGATAAGTCGATAACTACTGATATTTCTGGAACATATACAACTTTGGATGGTACTCATAGAATTCGTGGTGGCGCTCGAACAGATTATAGTGGAACTGAAGTTGTAATTGAACAAATTGCACCTGGATTTTTTAGTGTTTCTAATTTAATTGGGGGATATTATTCTGACTATGTTGGTTATGGTAATAGATATGCTGCGGCTGGTTATATTCAGTTGAAAGCCGATAATTCAATAGCTGTACTTTCTAGTTTGGTCTTAGGATGGGGTGATTCATTAGATTTTTTGAATAATGCTGTATATACACCTGCTGATAATACGATTTATTGGGAAGCTGGATATGCTAATATGGTTTTTTATGTAAATATGAAAATTGAGGAGGAATAG